Below is a window of bacterium DNA.
ACAAGGACAACTACGACGCGTACTACGAGAAAACCCTGAAGCTCCTGCGTCCCGGCGGACTCGTCGCCCTGGACAACGCCCTGCGGCACGGGCGGGTGGCCGACGCCGCCGACGCCGACCCGGGGACGGCCGTCATCCGCGCACTCAACCGGAAAA
It encodes the following:
- a CDS encoding SAM-dependent methyltransferase — protein: KDNYDAYYEKTLKLLRPGGLVALDNALRHGRVADAADADPGTAVIRALNRKIRDDARVTMSLVPIADGLMLARKR